The Cyanobacterium sp. HL-69 genome segment GCCTTGATTAATTTTGTACTACACCTTCTGATTTTTTTATGTTAAAAACTATATATGATAAGGTGTCTGGAGCTTGATTAACTCTCCTCTCCCATAAATGACTAACCCTGAAGCTATTGATATATCTAGCTTGTAGGTCACTTCTAACATAAATTTGTTGAAAGGTGTAGTACAGATTTGAGAAAAGCACCCAACCCATAACGCTCTCATCAAACCGAAAACCAAAGTAATCATAAATTGTCGTGGGGGTGGAGCGTTGCGTTGCTTCGTCTTTCAACACCATCCATGATGGTGAAGGAATATAACATAACACCGATCTATTTGAAGTTAAACCGCATGGCTAAAAGACTTCACGCCTTCACGCTCCCTAGCTAATCCAATCAACCAATAACGCTCTAATATATTGCTATATCTAGATTAGGATTTACTTTTAACATAAATTTGAGATAAGGTGTAGTACGGATTTTGGGAGAGAAAAGCTAATCCCTGAGAAACCCAATGAAAGGTCAAGGATCGACGAGTTATCTAAGAATTAAATCAAGGAGAGGAGATGTGCCTTGAGGATTAGGACAAAGGAATCGTAGGGAATATTGAGATGTGGGTTATCAAGCACGGCGGACTTCCAAAGTGTTAATGCAGTTTTCTGGGAAACACGACGTTGAATAACCAATGACGTTAGGTTTAGAGTATCAAGATATTGAAATAGTTGAGCGTTGGAACTAACAGGTTTTGTGGTGTTAGCAGTAGTTGTAGTTTGAGTAGTGGTGGTAGAGGTCGTAGTTGTTTTAATTGATGGGTTTTCAGTAAATAGTTTATGGAGTACAGCAATATGTAAAGCGTCACCAATAGCACTATGCAGAGATAGCTTTATTTTATTTCTTACATGGGGAGGAAGATATTGCAGTATAGTCTCAGAATTAACATGAAATTCCTCACCTATATCTTTTAAGGTTATTTTACCAAGTTCATCTTGTAAATCAAGCAGACTATACTTTGAGAGGTTTAAACCAGAGTCCTTAAGAATTTGTTTATCATGTGTTTTATCCCAAAAAACAAGAGTTTTCATATTTTTAAAGGGTGATATAGTCTTTATAATGCTTGCTCGTACTTCTTGGAGTTTGATGTTAGGAGCAAAAGTAAAAGATCTAAAACAAAGATATTGATCTCCCCACCAAGCTAAACCAAATTCAGTAGGTCTAAGTTGTCCACCACCTTCACGGGTAAACTCAAAATCAAGATAGCCGATATTCCTTAACTGATTCTTATTTGCCATAGTCCATGTTCCTCAAGATACACTTGCCTATGTAATTATCGTGCCATTAAGATTGATTCTTTGAAATCTCCCATAAGAAATCGTAGGCATTCATTGGGTAGATTAAAGTTGTTGAGAAGATATTTTTAAAATCAGTTAGGTGTAAAGTCTTGTAGAGTTAACTATCTCACCAAGGACTGAGAGTAATTTAATTTTAGTTGAGGGTTATTAAATTGTTTTGGGTGATACTCCCCAGATCATTTTTGTCGCACTCCCTCCAAAGTCCAACGCCAGTAAAAACGGTTTTTTGTTTCTTTTCGTTACTTTTTCATATAGTATAAACGTTCTGTATTTTTTTGTACCCTATTGGGACTAAAACAAGGCTATAATCCACCCATTTAAGGTCTAAAATCTAAAATAATGCTTGTTATTTTAAAATAATAAGTCTTTTTTTAGTCTCATATTGAACCATTAGAGTCTTAATTAGACACGGTTTTCATTCATTTTTACCATTCCTCTACAAAATAACTCCCATTTCTCCCCAAAACGGCTGTAACCACGAGGACTCGTTTAAACAAGCCATTTTTGCGAATTGTTAAATTTCTAGTCCGATTTTCATTGGTAGGCAATAAAATAGGGTTATTTGTTGTGGATTTAGCCAAAAAATGACGTTTTGAGGGAAAAAACTTGCCTAGAAAAATTATTTGTTCAGTTTACCTTAATGAAGATGAAAAGGAAAAAGCAAATGCCCTTAGTGAAGAAAGAGGAATAACTCTATCAGATTTATTTAAGTCAGTATTGTATAGAAAGATTCCCAAGACACCAAGCCAAGTAAAAGTGAAAGCAATATTAAAGTTAGGAGAGGTGAGGAATCAGATTGAAGAATTGATGGAATATATACCATTGGAGCAACAAAAGAAGTTTAAAGATTTTAGTAAAGTGTTAGAAGAAGTAGAGGAAGAAATTGAACTATGCCCGTAGCAAAGCAAATAAAAGGAGCTGACTTCTACCGATGTATATCGTACTTACTTGATAGGGAAGAAAAAGAAATCATAGAAAGTAACCTGTCAGGTAAAACAGCGATCGCCCTTAGTAAAAGATTTGAATTATGTTGTCAGTTAAATGGGAGGATGAGAAAACCTGTATATCACGCCACAATCTCATTTAACCCGAATGAAGGTGAGTTGGATAATAGAAAGTTAAGGGCAATCTCCTATGATTATTTATATGGCATGGGCTTTGGGGAAGAAGAACCTGATTTAGATAAGTTGGAGAAGGAGAAAAGGAAGGGTGAAGGGCGAATGTTTGGTAGGGAATCCCTTGCTGTACCTTATGTGGTAGTGAAACATGATGATACGGAACATCAGCATATCCATATTGTGGCAGGTAGAGTAAGACATGACGGAAGCTGTGTGTCTAGTTATTGGGATTACCGTAAGTCTGAAAGGGTATTGAGGATGTTGGAAAACTACCATGGATTATCAAGCCCTGAAGGCACGGAAGTATTACAAGAGTTGAGAGATATTTTAGATAGGAGTAAGGAGCAATGTAAGGATTTTCAAGAATTAGATTTAGCCCTAAACCAAGAGGGAGTCAAAGTTTACAAGAAGAAGAGCGGTATTGTTTATGGTTACAAAAATAGTCACTATAAGGGTAATACTTTAGGAGCGAAATATACTCTACAGGGGATGAGTAAGGTGTTGGATATAAAAGGGTTAGAGGACTATCAAACCACTACTCCTAGTTTTGAATTTGATGATGAGTTTATCAAGAGGTTAGAGCAGTATAGGAATACCATGGAACAACTACTCAAAAATCAGGATACTGAGAGTTATAAGGGTGATTATTATGCCATTGAAAGGAGTAAGAAAAGTTTGGTGGTGAGTAAGGTTGATAATTCTGATGAGATGATTAAGTGGATTAAACCTGCACCTAATAAGCCATGGATTCTTAATAACTTTAGGTTTACAAGGGATACCTATGATGATTTTGAGGAGAAGACAATAGGAGTAAAAAACACCCTTGAGGTGCAGGAGAAAGAGAGGATTAAACAACTCGAAGCCGTTGAAAAACAGCAGGAGATTCAAAAGAAATTAATGGAGCAGATACCCTCGTCACAATCAGCTTCGGGAACTATCACTACTAACTCAGGAACTAACAGAAGGAGACGAGGCAGATAACCAGTGCATCTTAACACCAGAAGGAGAAGGAGGAGGTAACGAGCGCACCTTTGAACTAGCAAGTGACTTTAACATGAAAATGCAAAACCCGTAGTAAGATAACCAGCGCACTTTAATCCCTACCTATAACGCAAAGGTGGGATTCCGACCTAATTCTTGGGCTATCTCAATCCATTCTTGGATAATGATTTCAGCATTAGCTATTGCTTCAGCATAAGTTTTTCCATCAGCAAAACAACCGGGTAACTCTGGTACTTCTACGACAAAACAATTATCTTCAACACTCCAATCAATTATTAATTTATATTTTTTACCATCAATACTTTTCATAATGATAACGTGCTTGTAAAAAGTCAATACGCTCCTCTGTGACACGATAAACCAATCTATGC includes the following:
- a CDS encoding putative plasmid protein, giving the protein MANKNQLRNIGYLDFEFTREGGGQLRPTEFGLAWWGDQYLCFRSFTFAPNIKLQEVRASIIKTISPFKNMKTLVFWDKTHDKQILKDSGLNLSKYSLLDLQDELGKITLKDIGEEFHVNSETILQYLPPHVRNKIKLSLHSAIGDALHIAVLHKLFTENPSIKTTTTSTTTTQTTTTANTTKPVSSNAQLFQYLDTLNLTSLVIQRRVSQKTALTLWKSAVLDNPHLNIPYDSFVLILKAHLLSLI
- a CDS encoding plasmid relaxase, whose amino-acid sequence is MPVAKQIKGADFYRCISYLLDREEKEIIESNLSGKTAIALSKRFELCCQLNGRMRKPVYHATISFNPNEGELDNRKLRAISYDYLYGMGFGEEEPDLDKLEKEKRKGEGRMFGRESLAVPYVVVKHDDTEHQHIHIVAGRVRHDGSCVSSYWDYRKSERVLRMLENYHGLSSPEGTEVLQELRDILDRSKEQCKDFQELDLALNQEGVKVYKKKSGIVYGYKNSHYKGNTLGAKYTLQGMSKVLDIKGLEDYQTTTPSFEFDDEFIKRLEQYRNTMEQLLKNQDTESYKGDYYAIERSKKSLVVSKVDNSDEMIKWIKPAPNKPWILNNFRFTRDTYDDFEEKTIGVKNTLEVQEKERIKQLEAVEKQQEIQKKLMEQIPSSQSASGTITTNSGTNRRRRGR
- a CDS encoding putative plasmid protein, which encodes MPRKIICSVYLNEDEKEKANALSEERGITLSDLFKSVLYRKIPKTPSQVKVKAILKLGEVRNQIEELMEYIPLEQQKKFKDFSKVLEEVEEEIELCP
- a CDS encoding toxin-antitoxin system HicB family antidote component, encoding MKSIDGKKYKLIIDWSVEDNCFVVEVPELPGCFADGKTYAEAIANAEIIIQEWIEIAQELGRNPTFAL